AGCTCTTGGGCTTGGAAAAGCTTACTTCGAGGTCGGGATGTCCTGAAATTGGGTGTACGATGGCAGGTGAAATCAGGTAATGAAATTGACATCCGTAGAGATCCTTGGCTGCCCACCACCCATCCTTTTTTAGTTAGCAGGTCAGGGGCTGTTCCAAATCATGTCAACTTGGTCTCGGATCTACTAGATAGACGTCGAGGTAATTGGAATGCTGAGCTCGTTAAGAGTACTTTCTCTCCTTCAGAAGCGGATACCATTTTGAGTCTCCCTATTAGTGCTACTGGAGCAAAAGACAAATTAGTGTGGCACTTCAACAAAGCTGGAAACTTCACGGTTCGGTCTGCCTATCACATCTCTAAATCCTCTCTGCCTACTCAGACTTCGGCTCTTGCTCAATCGCACTCCAGTTTTGGTGCCAATGATTGGAGATTATTTTGGAAGCTTAATTTACCTTCAAATGTCAAGTGTTTTTTCTGGAAGGTACTTAGTGATGGCTTAGCTTCTAATAGTAACTTGCACCGTCGCCTCCCTGATCGATCTCATTTGTGTCCTCGCTGCAATAAGGCTGAGTCGCTGGTTCATTTGTTCCTTTATTGTCCGTTCGCTGAAGTTGTATGGTTAGGCTCTTCATTCAATCTTCGAGTTGAGGATACATCCTTTTCTTCTATGAAGGAATTTTGGTCTTTTTTAACTCTCAGATTAGCTAATAATGGGGATAGAGATAATCTATTATGCCTAGCTATTTGGTTTGTCTGGGCTCTTTGGCTTGCTAGGAATGCTCTAATTTTCAGGGATGAAGTTAACAGCCCAGATTCAATTCTCCGAACAGCAGGCGAACTTCATTTTGAATGGAAAAACACTTGTTTGCAGCAGGGAAGGAGTGTTCCAGTTTTCGTAGAGGACGCAACAATTCAACAATGGCTACCGCCGCATGAGCATGCTTATAAAGTTAACTTCGATGGAGCTTACCATGCAGATTCTAAGGTGGGAGTTGGAGCTTGTGTAGTGAGAAATCACCTTGGCCGGGTTGTTTCTTCGATTGCTCGCCGTTTCCTGCACGTATCTTCGCCGGCTGTTGTTGAAGCCCTCGCCCTTAGAGAGGCTATTACTTTGGCAGCTAGACTCCAATTGAGAGAGCCAATTTTTGAAGGAGATGCCAAGGGCATTATTGATGCTATGAAGGACTGTACGAACTTCGATATGAGCTGTGACGTTATCCTTCAAGATTGTCGAGTTTTATGTAGAAATATAGCAGCTCACTCCTTTAATTTTGTGAGAAGATCATGTAATTGGGTGGCACATATTGTAGCCAAAAAGGCCCTAAGAGATAATCTTTTTTGTAACAATCCTCTAGCCCAATTTTTGTGGTTAGAACCGAGACTCATGTAGTCGATAATTTCTTCAATGAAAGTTtcctttggcaaaaaaaaaaaaatccagagAGTGTAACACATTTTCCATTTTTACATAAGAAATGTATATAATAGTccctaatattttattttattttataaattgatacTTGATATTttctaagttttaattatattctcataaattttaaagtttaaaaatcattttaattttaaaattaaaacctaagtattttttgaacttttaccAAAAACCTATTTTCTTCAACCTCCACTCCGGCAACAACTCCTGCtacctttttgattttttatttattttttttccaattattttttttggagTTGAGGAGGAGTTGCGAGGAGCAGATCCGAGTCGCACAGTGGAGAAAAATTGCAACTCCGAGTCGATGGCCACTATTTTAACCCTACCAGCATTCTCTTGAGAATCCCCATTCTTCAACAGAGCATCCTGTAGAATGAAAGTCCACACTCCGCCAACCAATCTGAATGTGTGCAAATGTCCCTGTGCCACATAGAATATAAAAATGCATGAGCTTCTCTTAGCTAAAGATACACATAATAATTCAGGCCTATATGTTTTCTTAGTTAATTTTTCTATCATTTTAAACATCTGTTGAACAGAACAATCAATCTCTAACTTAGCGAAATGCAGGATAAACAAAATCTTAGTATATTGATCAATGTAAAAGTGGAATCAGGATTGATATATTTAAATCATCATGCAATGCAAGTGAGGCCTTTCCAAATATTAAAATCTCCTAATGGAATATAGTAAGTAATCTTCTATTTTAATTTCTCATAGCTGCTCTCCACAAAAGTGTATTATAATTACTCAATTTTGGTGCTCATACAAGGTGACAAAAGAGGTCCATATTCAATGGGATGCTCGATCATGAGCAAAAGTGGGCATAAAAAAGAATGACCAATGAGTATACATACTTGTGGCTCCATACTCAGGTCAAGCAGTTTGAACAGTAAGAAAAAGAACAAAACTTAGGGTGCTAGAAAACCAGTACTGGATTACAGGGTTTTGGCAACTAGGTGCAATTAGTTGAAAGGATCAAACTCACACTGAGAACAACATAAAGGAAGCAAGAAGTGAATTGGTCAATTTGTGAATTAGTAAAGGTCTTACAATCTAAACTCCAGAATGTTGATCAATAGGTAGTATACCAACAGATTCTTAAGAACAGCATGGCTGGTAAATAGTATAGCAATTCATATAATATTAGAGAGTGGATTCGGTGGATTACTTCAGATACTATGCACATGCCGCATGATATGATCAGCGCCTAGCAGGCTAGGAACCTAATGTGCATATTCAAGCGTCCAAAAATACCTAACGtgcataaaaattatatattgaaAACTGGGAGCATTCACCTAAGGTACAACACAATTAAATAAACACCTACTACCTTGATGCAATCCTAGTTAAACAGCCATATGTAAGAGTAGTTCTTGCacttaaatttgaaattaaacttaatttaagCAACTGTATCAATACTCGCATCAAATTGCCAAGAGTAACCATGAAACTATTCAGTTAACCGTTTTCAAGAAATTCATGCATCCTTGTGATTTAGATTAGATCATGAACTAACTACTATTcagtaattttctttaaaataccTTAACGGAAAGTTTGCTCTTAACTTGCGGTTGCGATTCCAAAGCTCCAATCATAGACTAAgcaagaaaacaaaaacaaaaatcagaaacaaaaaaaaaaaaaaaaaaaaaaactgatatgTAAATATACCTTATCAAACTGGACAAGAGTCTGGATGGCAAGGTCAGGGCTAAGAGTACCACTTTGAACCATCGCATCGAGAGTCTCAATCAAACACATCCCGATCGTTGATCGTCTATAAATCTCAAGCGTCTGCATCTCATAAAAGATCTGTCAACAAATACAACAAATTATAACCCAAAGAACACATATCCTGAGAGAAATAAACGACAAGATTGGATAAAAATTACAAGTAAAAACGAATTAAGAAGGAAAAATTGATTGTACTAATTGTTGTGATTATTAATGTTGTTTTCTTCTGGTTGAACGTTTGATTGTTTcgaattgataattttttttggcgGAGACAATTGGGGGCCTTTTATACCCTAGATTTTGAGCATCGGGGTATATATAGTCGCGATTGCATTTACCTTTTTGTCCCTCTTACAGTGGGTTTGCTTCGCTCTTTATGATGATCATACAGGCCCAGTTTGAGGTATTTTTCAAAAACGTTTAGTCAATTCATTTTCTTAATATTATTGATAAATTGTCTATGTTTAATTTACAGCTGAATCTGGGATATTATTActcaaaaatgaaatattagtGCTAAATATACTTTATAATTAACTACTATTACTTGGAGAATTTAAacttgaattattattttttatttaattttaataattattatgttttctttgacttttaatattaatatctaaaatctttttttttataaagagagtttagttaaaaaaaactaatatataatccaaagaaatttttttatataaaatttataaacaatagTAATTCAAACTTAAATGCACTgagataatattaattaattttataatgtaatacttatgaaatttttattgGTAATGATTCAATATCTATAGCGGGCTTACTGACGAATTTTGTTGccattaatctttttttttccgTCAAAGATAATAATCGATTTTTTAgagt
This region of Mercurialis annua linkage group LG1-X, ddMerAnnu1.2, whole genome shotgun sequence genomic DNA includes:
- the LOC126665403 gene encoding transcription initiation factor IIA subunit 2-like, with the protein product MQTLEIYRRSTIGMCLIETLDAMVQSGTLSPDLAIQTLVQFDKSMIGALESQPQVKSKLSVKGHLHTFRLVGGVWTFILQDALLKNGDSQENAGRVKIVAIDSELQFFSTVRLGSAPRNSSSTPKKIIGKKINKKSKR